A stretch of the Bdellovibrio sp. 22V genome encodes the following:
- a CDS encoding GNAT family N-acetyltransferase yields MPTVRRALPEDALGIHEAHMRSIREVCCKDHSPQEIQGWGHRPYREDQRVNAIKNQFVWVVDNSGKIEGYGHLAIITENGRVRGHIMGLYLVPEAKGQGFGVTIAKEMIAETRKQNAFEINLESTLTAHSFYQKMGFADAGELATIELGGSKIRYIPMKLKL; encoded by the coding sequence ATGCCGACAGTACGACGAGCTTTGCCTGAAGATGCATTGGGAATTCATGAAGCGCACATGCGTTCCATCCGTGAAGTGTGCTGCAAAGATCATTCGCCGCAGGAAATTCAAGGCTGGGGGCATCGTCCTTACCGTGAAGACCAAAGAGTGAATGCTATTAAAAATCAGTTCGTTTGGGTCGTCGATAATTCCGGCAAAATTGAAGGCTACGGGCACTTAGCTATAATCACTGAAAATGGACGGGTTCGGGGGCATATCATGGGGCTTTATTTGGTTCCCGAAGCCAAAGGCCAAGGTTTCGGGGTCACAATAGCTAAAGAAATGATTGCGGAAACTAGAAAACAAAATGCTTTCGAAATAAATTTGGAATCAACTTTAACGGCGCACAGTTTTTATCAAAAAATGGGCTTTGCGGACGCCGGAGAATTAGCAACGATCGAACTGGGTGGCTCTAAGATCCGATATATTCCGATGAAGTTGAAACTCTGA